One Panicum virgatum strain AP13 chromosome 3N, P.virgatum_v5, whole genome shotgun sequence DNA segment encodes these proteins:
- the LOC120664792 gene encoding protein REVERSION-TO-ETHYLENE SENSITIVITY1-like → MELEATPDDEVFSSNDEMQELWPLGEVDPKKARFPCCIVWTPLPVVSWLAPYIGHVGIAREDGTVMDFAGSNLVSVDDLAYGSAARCLQLDRKKCCFPANLAEHVCARSHEHSEAGTAISWDDALRSGARRFEHKCYNLFTCNSHSFVADCLNRLAYGGSVGWNVLNLAALVWLRGRWLDRAAAVRSFLPFAAVSCVGVLMAGWSFLLGMAAFSLMLLGWFVLGVYCLKGLVG, encoded by the exons ATGGAGCTTGAAGCCACCCCTGATGATGAAGTATTCAGCTCAAATGATGAGATGCAGGAGTTGTGGCCTCTGGGAGAAGTAGACCCAAAGAAAGCAAGGTTTCCTTGTTGCATTGTCTGGACTCCTCTCCCTGTAGTTTCTTGGCTGGCTCCCTACATAGGGCATGTGGGGATTGCCCGGGAGGATGGAACTGTCATGGACTTTGCAGGTTCGAATTTGGTGAGCGTCGATGATCTTGCTTATGGTTCTGCGGCAAGATGTCTTCAGCTTGATAGGAAGAAG TGCTGCTTCCCTGCCAACCTCGCGGAGCACGTGTGCGCGAGGTCCCACGAGCACTCGGAGGCCGGGACGGCGATCTCGTGGGACGACGCGCTGCGGTCGGGGGCGCGGCGCTTCGAGCACAAGTGCTACAACCTCTTCACCTGCAACAGCCACTCCTTCGTGGCCGACTGCCTGAACCGGCTCGCCTACGGCGGCTCCGTGGGGTGGAACGTGCTGAACCTGGCGGCGCTCGTCTGGCTGCGCGGCCGCTGGCTGGACCGGGCGGCGGCCGTCCGGTCGTTCCTCCCGTTCGCCGCCGTCTCCTGCGTCGGCGTCCTCATGGCCGGCTGGTCGTTCCTCCTGGGCATGGCCGCGTTCTCGCTGATGCTCCTCGGCTGGTTCGTGCTCGGCGTCTACTGCTTGAAGGGCCTCGTCGGCTGA
- the LOC120664793 gene encoding beta-galactosidase 8-like, which produces MASDGAFHNLLLLAVLLCLALTSSVGGEASRRFWIENDTFMKDGAPFQIVGGDVHYFRIVPEYWKDRLLRAKALGLNTIQTYVPWNLHEPQPQSWKFNGFADLESYLRLAQKLGMLVMLRVGPYICGEWDLGGFPPWLLTIEPALKLRSSDSTYLSLVGRWWGVLLPKVAPLLYRNGGPVIMVQIENEFGSFGDDKNYLHYLVQLARRYLGDDIVLYTTDGGAMGNLKNGSISQDDVFAAVDFETGSNPWPIFRLQKKYNLPGKSAPLTSEFYTGWLTHWGESMATTDATSTAKALKTILCRNGSAVLYMAHGGTNFGFYSGANTGQDEYDYKPDLTSYDYDAPIKEHGDVHNLKYKALRSVIHECIGTPLHPLPSDIEKANYGLVKLQKVASLFDIIDNISDPLKGVVSEHPLYMEQIGQMFGFLLYISEYQGKLPSSILSIPKVHDRAQVFLSCSTDSVRNPRYAGAIERWSSKTLEIPNLGCPANTSLYILVENMGRINYGPYIFDRKGILSPIQIDGVTLCHWKMYPLTFNSLDNLPKIQLVTQMPDVRASKVSIIHGHSEKKFQESSFYLNEPEFYEGHFHIDSESEIKDTFISFRGWNKGVVFVNNFNIGRFWPARGPQCALYVPGPILRPGDNVIVIFELHGPNPELTVNLVTDPDFTCGPKQ; this is translated from the exons ATGGCCTCTGATGGAGCCTTCCACAACCTTCTTCTCCTGGCGGTCCTCCTCTGCCTCGCGCTCACCTCGTCG GTCGGTGGCGAGGCGTCGAGAAGATTCTGGATCGAGAATGATACCTTCATGAAGGATGGGGCGCCGTTCCAGATCGTCGGCGGCGACGTCCACTACTTCCGCATTGTTCCTGAG TACTGGAAGGATCGACTTTTAAGAGCAAAGGCACTAGGCTTGAACACAATTCAAACATATGTACCTTGGAATCTGCATGAGCCACAACCACAGAGTTGGAAATTCAATGGGTTTGCAGATCTTGAATCATATCTGAGACTTGCACAAAAATTAGGAATGCTGGTCATGCTTCGTGTAGGTCCATACATTTGTGGAG AATGGGACTTAGGAGGTTTTCCACCTTGGTTGCTCACCATAGAACCTGCTCTTAAACTGCGATCATCTGATTCGACATATCTCTCCTTG GTGGGGAGATGGTGGGGAGTACTACTTCCAAAAGTAGCACCATTATTGTACAGAAATGGAGGTCCAGTTATTATGGTTCAG ATTGAAAATGAATTTGGTTCATTTGGAGATGACAAGAATTACCTTCATTACCTTGTTCAACTGGCTAGAAGATATCTTGGAGATGACATTGTTCT TTATACAACTGATGGGGGCGCCATGGGCAATTTAAAGAACGGATCAATTTCTCAAGATGATGTTTTTGCTG CTGTTGATTTTGAAACCGGATCCAATCCATGGCCCATATTCAGATTACAGAAGAAATACAACTTACCAGGAAAATCAGCCCCTCTAACTTC GGAATTTTATACTGGGTGGCTAACACACTGGGGTGAAAGTATGGCAACAACAGATGCCACTAGTACAGCTAAAGCCCTTAAAACAATTTTGTGCCGCAATGGTTCTGCTGTACTTTAT ATGGCTCATGGTGGGACCAATTTTGGATTTTATAGTGGTGCAAATACTGGCCAAGATGAATATGATTACAAGCCAGACCTTACTTCTTATGACTAT GATGCACCAATTAAGGAGCATGGAGAtgtgcataatttaaaatacaaag CACTGAGAAGCGTAATACATGAATGTATCGGGACTCCTCTCCATCCACTTCCTTCTGACATTGAAAAGGCAAATTACGGGCTTGTGAAATTACAGAAGGTTGCGTCTTTGTTTGACATCATTGATAACATCAGTGATCCTTTGAAAGGTGTTGTTTCAGAGCATCCCCTGTATATGGAACAAATAGGCCAG ATGTTTGGGTTTCTATTGTACATATCAGAATACCAAGGGAAACTCCCATCAAGCATCCTATCAATCCCAAAG GTACATGACAGAGCTCAAGTGTTCCTGTCTTGCTCAACTGACAGTGTCAGAAACCCAAGATATGCTGGTGCAATTGAAAGATGGTCTAGTAAAACACTAGAAATACCAAATTTAGGATGTCCAGCTAATACAAGCCTGTATATCCTG GTAGAAAATATGGGTCGTATAAATTATgggccatatatttttgaccGAAAA GGAATACTATCTCCTATTCAAATAGATGGTGTTACTCTCTGTCACTGGAAAATGTATCCACTTACATTCAATTCACTGGACAACCTTCCAAAAATCCAACTAGTCACTCAAATGCCTGATGTTAGAGCTAGTAAAGTGTCCATTATTCATGGTCACTCAGAAAAGAAATTCCAGGAATCGTCGTTCTATTTGAATG AACCTGAATTTTATGAAGGCCATTTCCATATTGACTCTGAGAGTGAGATAAAGGATACATTTATATCATTTCGTGGTTGGAACAAGGGTGTTGTTTTTGTGAACAACTTCAACATTGGAAGATTTTGGCCG gcACGTGGACCACAGTGTGCCCTTTATGTTCCCGGGCCAATCCTCAGACCTGGAGACAACGTCATT GTAATCTTTGAACTGCACGGTCCAAATCCTGAGCTCACCGTCAACTTAGTAACAGATCCAGATTTCACATGCGGTCCAAAACAGTAA
- the LOC120664795 gene encoding nucleosome assembly protein 1;2-like isoform X1 gives MSDGKDSLDLSGLGAAIPNSNELSAEDKANLVASIKNTLEGLASRHMDVLEGLDPKVRKRVEKLREIQGQHDELEAKFFEERAALEAKYQKLYEPLYSKRYEIVNGVIEVEAESAGETPAEQKSGGETPSEQKKEKGVPAFWLNAMKNHEILAEEIQERDEEALKYLKDIKWYRISEPKGFKLEFHFDTNPFFKNSVLTKTYHMIDEDEPILEKAIGTDIEWYAGKCLTQKVLKKKPRKGSKNTKPITKTEDCDSFFNFFSPPQVPDDEEEIDEDTAEQLQNQMEQDYDIGSTIRDKIIPHAVSWFTGEAAQDDDFEGLIDGDEDDYEEDEDEDDEDEESEDDHDTKKTKGAAGGDGQQGERPAECKQQ, from the exons ATGAGCGACGGCAAGGACTCCCTCGACCTCTCCGGCCTCGGCGCCGCCATCCCCAACTCGAACG AGCTCAGCGCGGAGGATAAGGCTAACCTCGTGGCCTCGATCAAG AACACGCTCGAGGGATTGGCGTCGCGGCATATGGACGTGCTCGAAGGCCTCGACCCCAAGGTCAGGAAGCGTGTCGAGAAGCTCAGGGAGATCCAG GGACAACACGATGAACTTGAGGCAAAGTTTTTCGAGGAGAGAGCTGCACTTGAAGCTAAGTATCAGAAGTTGTATGAACCACTTTACTCAAAG CGTTACGAAATTGTCAATGGTGTGATCGAGGTTGAGGCAGAAAGTGCAGGTGAAACCCCTGCAGAGCAAAAGAGTGGAGGTGAAACTCCTTCTGAGCAAAAAA AAGAAAAAGGTGTGCCAGCTTTCTGGCTTAATGCAATGAAGAACCACGAAATCCTGGCCGAGGAG ATCCAGGAGAGGGATGAGGAAGCTCTCAAGTACCTCAAGGACATCAAGTGGTACAGGATCAGCGAACCTAAGGGTTTTAAGCTTGAGTTTCACTTTGATACCAATCCGTTCTTCAAGAATTCAGTGCTCACAAAAACATATCACATGATTGATGAGGATGAACCAATTCTAGAGAAAGCCATTGG TACTGATATTGAATGGTATGCTGGGAAGTGCTTGACACAAAAGGTGCTAAAAAAGAAGCCAAGGAAGGGGTCAAAGAACACTAAACCTATCACAAAAACTGAAGACTGTGATagcttcttcaacttcttcagTCCACCTCAAGTCCCTGATGATGAGGAGGAAATTGATGAGGATACA GCTGAACAGTTGCAGAACCAAATGGAGCAAGATTATGATATCGG ATCTACCATCAGAGACAAGATTATACCACATGCTGTCTCATGGTTCACTGGAGAGGCTGCtcaagatgatgactttgaggGCCTTATAGATGGTGATGAGGACGATtatgaagaagatgaagatgaagatgatgaggatgaggaaAGTGAAGATGATCATGATACAAAG AAGACCAAGGGAGCTGCTGGAGGGGATGGGCAGCAGGGTGAACGACCTGCAGAGTGCAAGCAGCAGTGA
- the LOC120664795 gene encoding nucleosome assembly protein 1;2-like isoform X2 gives MSDGKDSLDLSGLGAAIPNSNELSAEDKANLVASIKNTLEGLASRHMDVLEGLDPKVRKRVEKLREIQGQHDELEAKFFEERAALEAKYQKLYEPLYSKRYEIVNGVIEVEAESAGETPAEQKSGEEKGVPAFWLNAMKNHEILAEEIQERDEEALKYLKDIKWYRISEPKGFKLEFHFDTNPFFKNSVLTKTYHMIDEDEPILEKAIGTDIEWYAGKCLTQKVLKKKPRKGSKNTKPITKTEDCDSFFNFFSPPQVPDDEEEIDEDTAEQLQNQMEQDYDIGSTIRDKIIPHAVSWFTGEAAQDDDFEGLIDGDEDDYEEDEDEDDEDEESEDDHDTKKTKGAAGGDGQQGERPAECKQQ, from the exons ATGAGCGACGGCAAGGACTCCCTCGACCTCTCCGGCCTCGGCGCCGCCATCCCCAACTCGAACG AGCTCAGCGCGGAGGATAAGGCTAACCTCGTGGCCTCGATCAAG AACACGCTCGAGGGATTGGCGTCGCGGCATATGGACGTGCTCGAAGGCCTCGACCCCAAGGTCAGGAAGCGTGTCGAGAAGCTCAGGGAGATCCAG GGACAACACGATGAACTTGAGGCAAAGTTTTTCGAGGAGAGAGCTGCACTTGAAGCTAAGTATCAGAAGTTGTATGAACCACTTTACTCAAAG CGTTACGAAATTGTCAATGGTGTGATCGAGGTTGAGGCAGAAAGTGCAGGTGAAACCCCTGCAGAGCAAAAGAGTGGAG AAGAAAAAGGTGTGCCAGCTTTCTGGCTTAATGCAATGAAGAACCACGAAATCCTGGCCGAGGAG ATCCAGGAGAGGGATGAGGAAGCTCTCAAGTACCTCAAGGACATCAAGTGGTACAGGATCAGCGAACCTAAGGGTTTTAAGCTTGAGTTTCACTTTGATACCAATCCGTTCTTCAAGAATTCAGTGCTCACAAAAACATATCACATGATTGATGAGGATGAACCAATTCTAGAGAAAGCCATTGG TACTGATATTGAATGGTATGCTGGGAAGTGCTTGACACAAAAGGTGCTAAAAAAGAAGCCAAGGAAGGGGTCAAAGAACACTAAACCTATCACAAAAACTGAAGACTGTGATagcttcttcaacttcttcagTCCACCTCAAGTCCCTGATGATGAGGAGGAAATTGATGAGGATACA GCTGAACAGTTGCAGAACCAAATGGAGCAAGATTATGATATCGG ATCTACCATCAGAGACAAGATTATACCACATGCTGTCTCATGGTTCACTGGAGAGGCTGCtcaagatgatgactttgaggGCCTTATAGATGGTGATGAGGACGATtatgaagaagatgaagatgaagatgatgaggatgaggaaAGTGAAGATGATCATGATACAAAG AAGACCAAGGGAGCTGCTGGAGGGGATGGGCAGCAGGGTGAACGACCTGCAGAGTGCAAGCAGCAGTGA
- the LOC120664794 gene encoding probable ADP,ATP carrier protein At5g56450, with protein MRSPSPNRRKWSSPTKKRRSPVNATHARTPNRVAPSFEVWGLSPQLTSASAYWFLEAAPETAGEESDQRSPRGRRMSDEAAARAGVESIGRRRARDGRGAAAGQAAGPVWEFERDLVAGAVMGGAVHTVVAPIERVKLLLQTQDGNAALLGRARRFRGFADCVARTVRDEGLLSLWRGNGTGVIRYYPSVALNFSLKDLYRNILKDAGTSADDKLASIALTNFFAGAAAGCTTLVLIYPLDIAHTRLAADIGRTDTRQFRGIRHFIQTIYKKNGIRGIYRGLPASLHGMVVHRGLYFGGFDTAKDVLVPLESPLWQRWITAQAVTSMAGLISYPLDTVRRRMMMQSGMEVQMYSSTLDCWRKIYRLEGVRSFYRGALSNIFRSTGAAAILVLYDEVKKFMDRGRL; from the exons ATGCGCTCACCGAGCCCAAACAGACGCAAGTGGTCGAGCCCAACCAAGAAGCGAAGAAGTCCTGTGAATgcgacgcacgcacgcacgccaaATCGAGTGGCACCGAGTTTTGAGGTCTGGGGCCTCAGCCCTCAGCTTACTAGTGCCTCAGCTTACTGGTTTCTGGAGGCCGCGCCCGAAACAGCGGGGGAGGAGAGCGACCAGCGGAGTCCAAGGGGAAGGCGAATgagcgacgaggcggcggcgcgggcgggggtGGAGTccatcgggcggcggcgggcgcgggatgggcgcggggcggcggcggggcaggcgGCGGGGCCGGTGTGGGAGTTCGAGCGGGATCTGGTGGCGGGGGCGGTGATGGGGGGCGCGGTGCACACGGTGGTGGCGCCGATCGAGCGCGtcaagctgctgctgcagacGCAGGACGGCAACGCCGCGCTGCTGGGCAGGGCGCGCAGGTTCCGCGGCTTCGCCGACTGCGTCGCGCGCACCGTCCGGGACGAGGGGCTGCTCTCGCTCTGGCGCGGCAACGGCACCGGCGTCATCCGGTACTACCCCTCCGTCGCCCTCAACTTCTCGCTCAAG GATCTGTACAGGAACATACTGAAAGATGCCGGAACCTCAGCAGACGACAAGTTAGCTTCTATCGCTCTTACCAACTTctttgctggtgctgctgccggATGTACTACCCTGGTTCTCATCTATCCGCTCGACATTGCCCATACTCGTCTTGCTGCGGATATTGGCCGGACCGACACCCGCCAGTTCAGAGGCATTCGCCATTTTATCCAAACCATCTACAAGAAAAATGGCATCAGGGGCATCTACAGGGGATTGCCAGCATCACTCCATGGGATGGTTGTCCACCGGGGCCTGTATTTTGGTGGCTTCGACACCGCCAAGGATGTTCTCGTGCCTCTGGAGTCCCCCTTGTGGCAGCGCTGGATTACAGCACAGGCTGTCACATCCATGGCAGGGCTCATCTCCTATCCACTGGATACTGTGCGGCGAAGGATGATGATGCAGTCGGGGATGGAGGTGCAGATGTACAGCAGCACCCTCGACTGCTGGAGGAAGATATACAGGCTTGAGGGTGTCAGGTCGTTCTACCGCGGAGCACTGTCTAACATATTTAGGAGCACTGGTGCGGCTGCCATACTCGTTTTGTATGAtgaggtcaagaagttcatggaTAGGGGTAGGTTGTAA
- the LOC120664796 gene encoding uncharacterized protein LOC120664796 codes for MPGEKPPQSPVLREQRVLIPNEHGEKLVGLLHQTSSKKLVILCHGFRATKDDSILADLAAAITLEGISAFRFDFSGNGESEGEFQYGSYRKEAADLRSVVLYFSKQKYDIIALIGHSKGGNAVLLYASKYNDVPIIVNISGRFALERGIDGRLGRNFMQRINKDGYIDVKNKKGEVEYRVSKASLEDRLSTDTLLSSRAISRDCRVLTIHGAKDEIVPAEDARRFAANVPNHEMRIIAEANHRFAGHEQELTSLVLGFLRPHLQSTPPLRPKL; via the exons ATGCCGGGGGAGAAACCCCCACAGTCCCCAG TTCTTCGTGAACAAAGAGTTCTAATTCCGAATGAGCATGGGGAGAAGCTTGTTGGTTTATTACATCAAACAAGTTCGAAGAAACTTGTGATCCTTTGTCATGGATTCCGAGCCACAAAG GATGACAGCATCTTAGCTGACCTTGCTGCTGCCATCACATTGGAAGGAATCAGTGCTTTTCGGTTTGATTTTTCTGGAAATGG GGAAAGTGAAGGTGAATTTCAATATGGAAGCTACAGAAAAGAGGCAGCTGATTTGCGCTCTGTAGTATTATATTTCTCAAAACAGAAATATGATATAATTGCTCTTATTGGGCATAGCAAAG GAGGAAATGCTGTGCTTCTATATGCTTCCAAGTACAATGATGTTCCCATTATTGTGAACATCTCTGGCCGTTTTGCATTAGAGCGAGGTATTGATGGGCGCCTTGGGAGGAATTTCATGCAGAGAATAAATAAAGATGGGTACATAGATGTCAAGAATAAAAAAG GGGAGGTAGAGTACCGGGTGTCAAAAGCGAGCCTGGAAGATCGGCTGAGCACCGATACCCTTCTTTCCAGCCGTGCCATCAGCAGAGACTGCAG GGTCCTCACGATCCACGGCGCCAAAGACGAGATCGTCCCGGCGGAGGACGCCCGGCGGTTCGCGGCGAACGTCCCCAACCACGAGATGCGCATCATCGCCGAGGCCAACCACCGGTTCGCCGGCCACGAGCAGGAGCTGACCTCGCTCGTGCTGGGCTTCCTCAGGCCCCATCTCCAGAGCACGCCGCCCTTGCGTCCCAAACTGTAG